The stretch of DNA CCCGTACGCCCCCGGGAACCCGCGGAACCGCCTTTTTCCGAACAGGTCCGGGTATCCGCGTTGGCGGAAACGCTGCGGCTCAAGGCGGCAGGCGAGCAGCTCGCGCAGGCTGCGCCGGGCAACGGATCCGGCACGGGGCAGCCGGACTTTTCCCGGACTGTGACCTTGCTGACAACCCAGTCACGGGCGCTCCTGGCACCGGGCGATGTCCCCCATGATGCGTCCACTCCGTTTCCCTCTGCCACTCCGTCCGCTGCCTCTTCCCCGGCTCCCTTGCCCGCTTCGGCGGCCGGCCTGGCTGCCGACCTCGCGGGCAGCGGCCGCCGGCGCCTGGCCGATGCGGCAGCGGCCGATGGCGGCATGGCGCGCCTGCTCGCAGCAGTCGGGACGGCGCAGCTGCTGCAGGCATCCGCCCTCGCGGCCGCCGCGGGCGCCCCGGCGCCCGCGCAGGCCGACCCCGTGCAAGCCGACCCCGTGCAAGCCGACCCCGCTTCCCCGCTTTCCGGAGCATGCCCGTCTCCGGAGGCAGCGGCGTCGTCCTCCTCTGCCGGGCATGACGCCCCCACCGGAGACGCCACCCTGGACGGGGCACTGGCCGCGACGGTACGGACCGAAATGGAGACCGTGTACGGCTACCAGGTGGCCCTGACTCGGCTCGGCGGGGAGGCGGCGAAGCCGGCGGCCGAACAGCTGGCCCGCCATGAGGAGCTGGTCAGCGCCGCGGAATCCCTGAGCCGGATGCACTGCGCCCCGGTCCCGCCGCGCGAGGCTGGCTACAGCCTGGGGCAGTCGTTCCTGGCAGCGCCCGCTACCGGCCTGGCCGGGCTGGAAACCGCCACACTGCCGGTCTACGCCGACCTCGTGGCCCTGAGCGATGGCGAAACCCGCCGATGGGCCATCTCCGGCCTGCTGGACGCAGCCCGGCGGGCCGTGCTCTGGGGCGCGGATCCCGGCCCGGTGCCCGGACTGACGGCAGACCCGGCGGCATTTCCCACGTTGCCTGCCGGAAGCGCGGCCCCACTGCGCTGACCACGATGCGGGCGGACCGGGGCCGCTTTGAGGCCCGCATCCGGTGAATCCCTGCGAAAGTCCGGCGAGTCCGGCTCAAAGTGCCCCCGCAGGGACGCCTTGGGACACCCGCGAGCCTGCGGCCCCGGGCAAGCCTTGGCTTACCTTGCTTAGGGACGTAATACTGGCCCGGATAAGGCGTCGGTGCTTTGCTGGAGTCATGGAAACCCCAGGCGCCGCGACCCTTCATGAGAACGAACCCCACAAGAACGACATTGCCCAGCGACTCAACTGGCTCCGGGCGGGCGTGCTGGGCGCGAACGACGGGATTGTGTCCGTGGCCGCCATCGTGGTGGGCGTTGCGGGTGTCACCACAGACTCGGGTCCCATCCTGATCGCCGGCGCCGCCGGCGTCGTGGGCGGTGCCATCTCCATGGCACTGGGCGAATACGTTTCGGTGAGCAGCCAGAAGGACAGCCAGCACGACCTGATCGAGAAAGAACGCCGGGAACTGCTGGAGGAGCCGGAAGAGGAGCTGGAAGAGCTTACCGCCATCTACCAGTCCAAGGGGCTCAGCGCCGAGACGGCCCGCACCGTGGCCCTCGAGCTCACCGAGCACGATGCCCTGGCTGCCCATCTCTCGGCGGAACTGCACATCGACGAGACAGACATCGTCAGCCCGTGGCACGCCGCCTTCGCCTCGGCCGTCGCGTTCCTGATCGGCGCCATCCTGCCGATGCTGGCCATCCTGCTGCCGCCGGAGAACATCCGCGTCCCGCTGACCTTCGTTGCCGTCCTCGTGGCCTTGGCCGCGACCGGGGCCATCGGCGCGTGGATCGGCGGAGGATCGAAGATGAAGGCGGCGGTCCGGGTGGTGTTGGGCGGCGCTGTAGCGCTCATCGCGACCTTCCTCATCGGCAGCTGGCTCGGCGCCAGCGGCATCACCGCCTGACCTTCCTGCCTGATCCGGCGAGGCCCGGGCCGGCCCGGCGTGCCGGCTGCCGCAGCGACTCGCCGCCGCGCCGGGCAACTACGCTGGTTCCGATGAACCAGCACGCAGAAGTCCCGATCCCGCCCGAGCTGAGCCGCCGTTACCGCGGGAGCGTCAACGGCAGGGACTGGCTGGCATCGATTCCCCGGCTGATCAGCCGTTGCCTGGACCAGTGGCGGCTGGAACTTGACCTCACTGCGGGTACCCTTCCATGGACCGGCCACGGGGCAATCGTGGTCCCGGTCTGCCGCGGCCGGGACGCCGACAAGAAGGGCGGAGGCAGCGAAGCTGCCGCCCTGAAAATCGCATATCCGCACGGCGAAGCGCTCGTGGAACGGCATGCGCTCACCCTGTGGGCCGGGCACGGCGCCGTCCGGTTGCTGGCGGCCGACGCCGGAGCACTGCTGCTGGAGCGGCTGGACGCAGCCCGCTCGCTGCAGGATGCGCCGCTGGACACGGCCGTGCCTGCCTGGGGCGCCGTGATGCGCCGGCTCAGCCTGGTGCCGGACGACAAGCCGGAGTGGCGGGCGTTCGACCATGTTGCAGCCCGTGCCGAACAGTGGAGCGACGAACTGCCGGAGACCTGGG from Arthrobacter sp. PAMC25564 encodes:
- a CDS encoding ferritin-like domain-containing protein codes for the protein MALLAALALVVVTLGAALTPVRPREPAEPPFSEQVRVSALAETLRLKAAGEQLAQAAPGNGSGTGQPDFSRTVTLLTTQSRALLAPGDVPHDASTPFPSATPSAASSPAPLPASAAGLAADLAGSGRRRLADAAAADGGMARLLAAVGTAQLLQASALAAAAGAPAPAQADPVQADPVQADPASPLSGACPSPEAAASSSSAGHDAPTGDATLDGALAATVRTEMETVYGYQVALTRLGGEAAKPAAEQLARHEELVSAAESLSRMHCAPVPPREAGYSLGQSFLAAPATGLAGLETATLPVYADLVALSDGETRRWAISGLLDAARRAVLWGADPGPVPGLTADPAAFPTLPAGSAAPLR
- a CDS encoding VIT family protein gives rise to the protein METPGAATLHENEPHKNDIAQRLNWLRAGVLGANDGIVSVAAIVVGVAGVTTDSGPILIAGAAGVVGGAISMALGEYVSVSSQKDSQHDLIEKERRELLEEPEEELEELTAIYQSKGLSAETARTVALELTEHDALAAHLSAELHIDETDIVSPWHAAFASAVAFLIGAILPMLAILLPPENIRVPLTFVAVLVALAATGAIGAWIGGGSKMKAAVRVVLGGAVALIATFLIGSWLGASGITA